A part of Lacibacter sp. H407 genomic DNA contains:
- a CDS encoding Gfo/Idh/MocA family protein, which translates to MEHNTTKSRRAFLYQLSLAGLSIPLASSTFADEQKQTTMQQKKEGKLGIALVGLGGYAGGQLAPALQQTEHCYLAGIVTGTPSKIPVWKEKYNIPDKNIYNYDNYDSIKDNPDIDIIYVVLPNSMHAEYVIRGFAAGKHVICEKPMALTVADCDKMIAASKKAGKQLSVGYRLQFEPHNLEMMRLGTTKVYGDIKKMTAGFGFMIGDPTQWRLKKDLAGGGPMQDLGIYCVQGLCYTTGMIPVSVTAQEGPKTIADKFKEVEQSLKWQFEMPNGLMAEGEASYGSNMNFLRAEAEKGMFELSPAYNYGGLRGKTPEGPMNFTNINQQAKQMDAMALSMMKNQPSIASGEMGRRDVKLITSVYEAMATGKKIKIQ; encoded by the coding sequence ATGGAACACAACACAACTAAATCCAGAAGAGCATTTCTTTATCAGTTAAGCCTGGCAGGATTGAGTATCCCCCTGGCTTCTTCCACCTTTGCTGATGAACAAAAACAAACAACCATGCAACAAAAGAAAGAAGGTAAGCTCGGTATTGCGTTAGTGGGTCTTGGCGGTTATGCAGGCGGGCAATTGGCTCCTGCATTGCAGCAAACTGAACATTGTTATCTCGCCGGTATTGTAACGGGTACTCCTTCTAAAATTCCTGTATGGAAAGAGAAGTATAATATTCCGGATAAGAATATTTACAACTACGATAATTATGATTCAATCAAAGACAATCCTGATATTGATATCATCTATGTTGTATTGCCCAACAGTATGCATGCAGAATATGTCATCCGTGGTTTTGCAGCGGGTAAACATGTGATCTGTGAAAAGCCAATGGCACTTACTGTAGCTGATTGTGATAAAATGATTGCTGCATCAAAGAAAGCAGGTAAACAATTATCCGTTGGTTATCGTTTACAATTTGAGCCACACAATTTAGAAATGATGCGATTGGGTACAACAAAAGTTTATGGCGATATTAAAAAAATGACAGCGGGTTTTGGTTTTATGATCGGCGATCCAACACAATGGCGGTTGAAAAAAGATTTAGCCGGCGGTGGCCCCATGCAGGATCTCGGTATTTATTGTGTTCAGGGTTTGTGCTACACAACCGGTATGATTCCTGTTTCTGTTACAGCACAGGAGGGGCCGAAAACAATAGCAGATAAATTCAAAGAGGTAGAACAATCGTTGAAATGGCAATTTGAAATGCCGAACGGTTTAATGGCTGAAGGAGAAGCAAGCTATGGAAGCAACATGAACTTTTTGAGAGCAGAAGCAGAGAAAGGAATGTTTGAATTATCGCCTGCTTATAACTATGGCGGATTAAGAGGCAAAACACCTGAAGGTCCCATGAATTTTACAAATATCAATCAGCAGGCGAAACAAATGGATGCGATGGCTTTATCAATGATGAAAAATCAACCATCGATTGCTTCCGGTGAAATGGGAAGAAGAGATGTGAAACTGATCACCTCCGTTTATGAGGCAATGGCAACCGGTAAAAAAATAAAAATTCAGTAA
- a CDS encoding mandelate racemase/muconate lactonizing enzyme family protein, with product MKNNNSRRSFLSKAALASALMPLASIQAFGEGYKDAVDRTPKPSAPSDLKITDIKCGYIRGSLFVKIYTNQDIYGVGEGVDAVPGTYHLVKNFGFRLRGKSPLNVHRLFEDIRKGGFFQGAQAGMYIAVLSAIETALWDLAGKALNIPVYQLLGGKFRDKIRVYCDTALYQRNLPTPKDFAEAALNSKKMGFNAIKFDLDQANDPNKYDAYNWTASPMELQRMYDQIAAAREAVGPNIDICVDMHGRYDAVTAQAVAKRLEPLNLMWLEEPIPAENVEAYKLITESTSTPICAGENHYLAYGFRRMLEIGAVDIVMPDLQKAGGLGEGQRIANLANLYYTPFAPHMVASFLGAMAAAHVCASVPNFLILEWQSYFHTNPMFKEIVTYDGEWVKDSYITLSEKPGIGVDINETAMKKYAVPNVPFFE from the coding sequence ATGAAGAATAATAATTCACGCAGATCATTTTTATCAAAAGCTGCACTTGCATCGGCATTGATGCCACTTGCTTCTATACAGGCTTTTGGTGAAGGCTACAAAGATGCAGTTGATCGTACACCCAAACCATCAGCTCCATCTGATCTCAAAATTACAGACATCAAATGTGGTTACATACGTGGAAGCCTGTTTGTAAAAATTTATACCAACCAGGATATTTATGGTGTGGGTGAAGGAGTGGATGCTGTTCCCGGCACGTATCATCTGGTGAAAAATTTTGGATTTCGATTAAGAGGAAAAAGTCCGTTGAATGTGCACCGTTTGTTTGAAGATATCCGCAAAGGTGGTTTTTTTCAAGGCGCACAGGCGGGTATGTATATTGCTGTTTTATCAGCCATTGAAACTGCGTTATGGGATCTTGCAGGTAAAGCATTGAACATTCCTGTGTATCAATTACTCGGCGGAAAATTTCGTGATAAAATAAGAGTGTATTGCGATACGGCTTTGTATCAACGCAATTTACCAACGCCAAAAGATTTTGCAGAAGCTGCATTGAATTCAAAAAAGATGGGTTTCAACGCTATTAAGTTTGATCTCGACCAGGCAAATGATCCCAATAAATATGATGCGTACAACTGGACGGCAAGTCCTATGGAACTGCAACGTATGTACGATCAGATAGCAGCAGCAAGAGAAGCAGTTGGACCAAACATTGACATCTGTGTGGATATGCATGGCCGTTATGATGCTGTTACAGCACAGGCAGTAGCAAAACGATTGGAACCACTGAATTTAATGTGGTTGGAAGAACCGATTCCTGCTGAAAACGTGGAGGCATATAAATTAATAACAGAAAGTACGAGTACACCTATTTGTGCAGGAGAAAATCATTATCTGGCTTATGGTTTCAGACGCATGCTTGAAATAGGGGCGGTTGATATTGTGATGCCTGATCTGCAAAAGGCTGGTGGACTTGGTGAAGGTCAACGTATTGCCAACCTTGCCAATTTGTATTACACGCCGTTTGCTCCACACATGGTGGCATCGTTCCTTGGTGCAATGGCTGCCGCACATGTTTGTGCATCAGTTCCCAACTTTTTGATATTGGAATGGCAATCGTATTTCCACACCAATCCTATGTTCAAAGAAATTGTAACGTATGATGGTGAGTGGGTGAAAGACAGTTACATCACATTATCGGAGAAGCCAGGTATAGGTGTAGATATTAATGAAACAGCCATGAAAAAATATGCAGTGCCAAACGTGCCGTTTTTTGAATAA